The following are from one region of the Hyla sarda isolate aHylSar1 chromosome 6, aHylSar1.hap1, whole genome shotgun sequence genome:
- the LOC130276738 gene encoding transmembrane protein 178B translates to MCKGCGGLVQRCTPVRYHYTSSSLPSNLPINVTKTIRQDEWHALHLRRMTAGFIGMAVSIILFGWLIGVLGCCKEHDLMQYVAGLLFLMGGTCCIISLCTCVAGINFELSRYPRSVYGLPEDISHGYGWSMFCAWGGLGLTLLSGFLCTLAPSLSASQSAVHKPRQENGAV, encoded by the exons GACTCGTACAGCGCTGCACTCCAGTCCGATATCACTACACATCCTCCTCGCTGCCGTCAAACCTGCCAATCAATGTCACCAAGACCATCCGTCAAGATGAGTGGCACGCTCTGC ATCTGCGCCGGATGACAGCTGGCTTTATTGGGATGGCGGTCTCCATCATCCTGTTTGGATGGCTCATAGGCGTGTTGGGTTGCTGCAAGGAGCATGACCTAATGCAGTATGTGGCGGGGCTGCTGTTTCTCATGGGAG GAACCTGCTGTATCATCTCCCTCTGCACCTGTGTAGCCGGTATCAATTTCGAGCTTTCTCGGTATCCACGCTCTGTGTACGGTTTACCAGAAGACATCAGCCACGGGTATGGCTGGTCAATGTTCTGTGCCTGGGGCGGGCTAGGACTCACCCTTCTCTCTGGATTCCTCTGCACTTTGGCTCCATCGCTTAGTGCTTCCCAGTCTGCCGTCCACAAACCACGGCAGGAGAACGGGGCAGTGTGA